A stretch of Nitrospira sp. DNA encodes these proteins:
- a CDS encoding AAA family ATPase, giving the protein MTDQRPFASPARTMVVQGITLHLAQPMTSLQEWIGSREPLQQLLACWLMVDPRDLPLSPRITGPPGIGKTTLAMSGAKERKQDLYVFQCTADTRPEDLLITPVLAESGTIAYHASPLVTAVLTGSICVLDEGNRMNEKSWASLAPLLDHRRCVESIIAGILIQAHEHFRCCVTMNEDASTYEVPDYILSRLQPTLGLGFPSREDELAILRYHLPFAANEVLTLAVSFLQEAHQLNLEYSIRDGLHLIQYAIKRLAQNPAHPAAMDRLWQEALVKVLGPESLNLEEQSRRRTRALGEHSLPKGLGDFFFEEDDPLHPGR; this is encoded by the coding sequence ATGACGTCCCTGCAAGAATGGATCGGGAGCCGGGAGCCGTTGCAGCAGCTGCTGGCCTGCTGGCTGATGGTGGATCCCCGCGATCTGCCGCTCTCGCCCCGCATTACCGGCCCACCAGGGATCGGCAAGACAACCTTGGCCATGTCCGGCGCCAAGGAGCGCAAACAGGATCTCTATGTCTTTCAATGCACCGCCGACACGAGGCCGGAAGATCTGCTGATTACGCCGGTCCTCGCGGAATCCGGCACGATTGCCTACCATGCGTCCCCGCTCGTGACGGCCGTGCTGACGGGCAGCATCTGCGTCCTCGACGAAGGCAACCGGATGAATGAAAAAAGCTGGGCGTCGCTCGCCCCGCTCCTGGATCACCGCCGCTGTGTGGAGTCGATCATCGCCGGCATTCTCATCCAGGCCCACGAGCATTTCCGCTGCTGCGTGACGATGAACGAAGACGCCTCGACCTATGAAGTGCCCGACTATATTCTCTCCCGGCTCCAACCGACCCTGGGCCTGGGCTTTCCCTCGCGGGAGGACGAGCTGGCGATCCTGCGCTACCACCTGCCGTTCGCCGCGAACGAAGTCTTGACCCTCGCCGTCAGCTTCCTCCAGGAAGCCCACCAGCTCAATCTCGAATACTCGATCCGGGACGGGCTGCATCTGATTCAATATGCGATCAAGCGGCTGGCGCAGAATCCCGCCCACCCGGCCGCCATGGACCGGCTCTGGCAGGAAGCCCTCGTGAAAGTGCTGGGGCCGGAATCGCTCAACCTGGAAGAACAGTCGCGGCGAAGAACCCGCGCCCTGGGCGAGCATTCCCTTCCCAAAGGCCTGGGCGACTTCTTTTTTGAAGAAGATGATCCTCTACACCCGGGACGTTGA
- the ligA gene encoding NAD-dependent DNA ligase LigA: MPHDLFDNLPADPPPSGGASSSAKTRIDWLRQEIRRHDYLYYVKDRPEISDGEYDRLFRELSELESAHPDLVTGDSPTQRVGAPPLDELGKVRHERPMLSLDSIVDLADVLAFDQRMKRELEKEQVEYTVEPKFDGLSVELVYEQGRLVRGSTRGDGTMGEDVTVNLRTIRSLPLHLRQDSSPPAHLAVRGEVYMKLDDFHALNRTITERGEEAFANPRNAAAGSLRQLDSHITATRPLVITCYEAMALSNEPPDSHWDELEALADWGLPIPSHRRRCQTIEEVIAFHRETEQLRDGLPYEIDGLVVKVNRRSWQEQLGFKSRSPRWAIAFKFAPRKEITVVQDIVVSVGRTGTLTPVALLRPVEVGGVTISRATLHNADEVARKDIRVGDTVKVERAGDVIPAIAERIPVPGESRSTPFAMPDHCPVCGSAVGREGAYYYCTGQAGCVAQLKGAIEHFASKQALNIEGLGKKTVAQLVDQGLVGNLADLYRLTRDQLLPLEGFAEKSTTLLLEAIQQSKTVPLDRFLMGLGIRQVGQHIAKVLAKEFGTLDAIMDADDARLQSVKEVGPEISSSLVSYFREDSNRRVIDQLRSLGLVIEERPVSPSTGPLPLAGNTFVFTGGLDGYSRDDAKRLVEERGGTVTSSVSKQTSYVVVGHDPGSKLDQARKLGVAVLTEREFADLINR; the protein is encoded by the coding sequence ATGCCGCACGATTTATTCGATAATCTGCCAGCAGATCCGCCGCCATCCGGAGGCGCCAGTTCTTCTGCCAAGACACGCATCGACTGGCTGCGGCAGGAAATCCGCCGCCATGACTATCTGTACTACGTCAAAGACCGTCCGGAAATTTCCGACGGCGAATATGACCGCTTGTTCCGTGAACTCAGCGAATTGGAATCCGCCCATCCTGACCTGGTGACTGGCGATTCCCCGACCCAGCGGGTCGGGGCGCCGCCGCTCGATGAACTGGGCAAAGTCCGGCATGAGCGGCCGATGCTCAGCCTCGACTCCATCGTCGATCTAGCCGACGTCCTGGCCTTCGATCAACGGATGAAACGGGAGCTGGAAAAGGAACAGGTGGAGTATACCGTCGAACCGAAGTTCGACGGTCTTTCCGTCGAGCTGGTCTACGAACAAGGCCGGTTGGTCCGCGGCTCCACAAGGGGCGACGGAACCATGGGTGAGGACGTGACGGTCAACCTCCGGACGATCCGCTCCCTTCCCCTGCATCTGCGCCAGGACTCCTCTCCCCCGGCCCACCTGGCGGTGCGCGGCGAAGTCTACATGAAGCTCGACGATTTCCACGCGCTCAACCGGACGATCACGGAACGGGGAGAAGAGGCCTTTGCCAATCCGCGCAACGCGGCAGCCGGGTCCCTGCGGCAGCTCGACTCACACATCACCGCGACTCGCCCGTTAGTGATTACCTGTTATGAAGCCATGGCGCTGTCCAATGAACCGCCGGACTCTCACTGGGATGAACTTGAGGCCTTAGCCGATTGGGGGCTTCCCATTCCCAGCCATCGACGCCGTTGCCAGACCATCGAGGAGGTCATCGCCTTCCATCGTGAAACAGAGCAGCTGCGCGACGGCCTTCCCTATGAAATCGACGGTCTGGTGGTGAAAGTGAATCGCCGGAGCTGGCAGGAACAGCTGGGCTTCAAGTCCCGCAGCCCCCGCTGGGCGATCGCCTTCAAATTCGCTCCACGCAAAGAAATCACCGTGGTGCAAGATATCGTCGTCTCGGTCGGCCGCACCGGCACACTCACTCCGGTGGCGCTCTTGCGGCCGGTCGAGGTCGGAGGCGTCACGATCAGCCGGGCGACGCTGCACAATGCCGATGAGGTCGCGCGGAAAGACATCCGTGTGGGCGACACGGTCAAGGTGGAACGGGCCGGCGATGTCATCCCGGCCATTGCCGAGCGCATCCCCGTTCCCGGCGAATCCCGTTCCACTCCGTTTGCAATGCCGGATCATTGTCCGGTGTGCGGATCGGCCGTGGGACGAGAAGGAGCCTATTACTATTGCACCGGGCAAGCCGGATGCGTCGCGCAATTGAAAGGCGCGATCGAACATTTCGCCTCCAAACAGGCGCTCAATATCGAGGGGCTGGGGAAAAAGACCGTGGCCCAGCTTGTGGACCAGGGGCTGGTCGGCAATCTGGCCGATCTCTATCGCCTGACCAGAGATCAACTCCTGCCGCTCGAAGGATTTGCGGAGAAATCGACCACGCTGCTGCTGGAGGCCATTCAACAGAGCAAAACCGTGCCGCTCGATCGTTTCTTAATGGGACTGGGGATCAGGCAGGTCGGCCAGCATATCGCCAAAGTCTTGGCGAAAGAATTCGGCACCCTCGATGCAATTATGGATGCCGATGATGCGCGCTTGCAGAGCGTCAAAGAAGTCGGACCGGAAATTTCCTCCAGCCTGGTCTCCTACTTTCGGGAAGACTCGAATCGCCGCGTCATCGACCAGCTCCGGTCGCTCGGCCTGGTCATCGAAGAACGGCCGGTGAGCCCTTCCACAGGCCCTCTCCCGCTGGCGGGAAACACGTTCGTCTTTACGGGAGGTCTCGATGGCTACAGCCGCGATGACGCCAAGCGTCTGGTTGAAGAGCGCGGCGGAACCGTCACATCCAGCGTGAGCAAACAGACCTCGTATGTGGTCGTCGGCCACGATCCGGGATCGAAACTCGATCAAGCCAGAAAGCTGGGCGTTGCAGTCCTCACGGAGCGGGAATTTGCCGACCTGATCAACCGATAG
- a CDS encoding hemolysin family protein: MDILILLGLIGLSAVISTAEIGFFAVNETRLRAIAKNGDKRAEMALALRSDPQKLLSTILVGDRLVGTAIPMFATFITLNAYGGKTSFDEAIAVTVGVLTFVLLVSVDVIPKTLAAKFAVPVTLNMAYPVYGVQLMLKPLLFVMVPLIHKLTGGKGLTLPLVTEEELKIMLDEGGRVGQIESEEVKMIKNVFQLKDITAEDAMTPRIYVFSLDGNLQLKEAQELLYNSKYSRIPVYDGTLDNITGILYKTKALTELAKGRTDVKLKDIAHPALFVPAGKTADDLMKQFQQEKRHMGIVVNEFGGVMGLVTLEDLLEEVVGEIVDETDITEELIKRIGKNQILVHGRTEVRKVNDFFKVDLGDEALTIGGLIQGELGRIPKAGEELHIGHCRMVVHEADPRSIRSVNIYKEEKTPVSVEPPALNPVS; the protein is encoded by the coding sequence ATGGATATCCTCATCCTCTTAGGATTGATCGGATTATCTGCTGTTATTTCAACGGCTGAGATCGGATTCTTTGCGGTCAACGAAACCCGTCTCCGGGCCATTGCCAAGAACGGCGATAAACGGGCAGAAATGGCTCTTGCGCTCAGGAGCGATCCCCAGAAGCTGTTGTCCACCATCCTGGTCGGCGACCGGCTCGTGGGAACGGCTATCCCTATGTTTGCAACCTTCATCACCTTGAATGCGTACGGGGGAAAGACCTCGTTTGACGAAGCCATTGCCGTGACGGTGGGGGTGCTGACCTTCGTTCTCCTGGTATCGGTGGACGTGATTCCCAAGACCTTGGCGGCCAAATTTGCCGTGCCGGTCACGCTGAACATGGCCTATCCTGTGTATGGCGTGCAGCTCATGCTGAAACCTCTGTTGTTTGTGATGGTCCCGCTGATCCATAAGCTGACCGGAGGCAAAGGTTTGACCCTTCCGCTGGTCACCGAGGAAGAACTCAAGATCATGCTGGATGAGGGCGGCCGGGTGGGCCAGATCGAATCCGAAGAAGTGAAGATGATCAAGAATGTGTTTCAGCTCAAGGATATTACGGCCGAAGACGCCATGACGCCGCGCATCTATGTCTTCTCATTGGACGGGAATTTACAGCTCAAAGAAGCGCAGGAGCTGCTCTATAACTCGAAGTACTCCCGCATTCCTGTCTATGACGGGACGCTCGACAACATTACCGGGATTCTGTACAAGACCAAGGCGCTCACGGAATTGGCCAAGGGACGGACGGACGTCAAACTGAAAGATATCGCGCATCCCGCCCTCTTCGTGCCGGCGGGCAAGACGGCCGATGACCTGATGAAACAGTTTCAGCAGGAAAAGCGGCATATGGGCATTGTCGTGAACGAGTTTGGCGGGGTCATGGGATTGGTGACGCTGGAGGATCTCCTGGAGGAAGTGGTCGGTGAAATCGTCGATGAAACCGACATTACCGAAGAGCTCATCAAGCGCATCGGCAAGAATCAGATCCTCGTTCACGGCAGGACCGAGGTGCGGAAGGTCAACGATTTCTTCAAGGTCGATCTGGGGGATGAAGCCTTGACCATCGGCGGGCTCATTCAAGGCGAGCTGGGCCGCATTCCTAAAGCCGGAGAAGAACTGCACATCGGCCATTGCCGCATGGTGGTGCACGAGGCAGACCCGCGGTCGATTCGCAGCGTGAACATCTATAAGGAAGAGAAAACCCCGGTGTCTGTCGAACCGCCCGCACTCAATCCTGTCAGCTAA
- a CDS encoding septal ring lytic transglycosylase RlpA family protein, translating to MERGTASWYGPGFDGNKTANGERYDMHKLTAAHRTLPLGSVAVVRSLTSNRQVTVRINDRGPFAKGRVLDLSLAGAQAIGMIGNGTDQIELRVVSYVERPEGMGVLRIQVGSFADLQNARGLFDRLKSQYPGGRITQVDLPEGRRYRVQVGQFLTESQAQAASNSVDAHYNVQSFVVRDDG from the coding sequence GTGGAACGAGGGACTGCCTCCTGGTATGGGCCAGGATTCGACGGAAACAAGACGGCCAACGGCGAGCGCTACGACATGCATAAACTGACGGCCGCGCATCGGACGCTGCCCCTCGGGTCCGTGGCCGTCGTACGCTCCTTGACCTCGAATCGGCAAGTCACCGTTCGCATTAACGATCGCGGTCCATTTGCGAAGGGGAGGGTGCTGGACCTTTCCTTAGCCGGGGCGCAGGCGATTGGGATGATCGGAAACGGGACCGATCAGATCGAGCTGCGCGTGGTGAGCTATGTCGAACGGCCTGAAGGGATGGGGGTGTTGCGGATTCAAGTCGGATCCTTTGCTGATCTGCAGAATGCGCGGGGGCTGTTTGATCGCCTCAAATCCCAGTATCCGGGAGGGCGGATTACCCAGGTCGATTTGCCAGAGGGGCGGCGCTATCGGGTGCAGGTGGGACAGTTTTTAACCGAATCCCAAGCCCAGGCGGCCTCGAATTCTGTGGATGCTCATTATAATGTGCAGTCGTTTGTAGTGCGGGACGACGGGTGA
- a CDS encoding ACT domain-containing protein — translation MPTTTQLVISGQSKPGVIARVASVLGEAGVNIKAFSAPEVTGTGKLRLLVADVDGAKAALKAAKIRFGEETALILSLENKPGALMDVADLLMKNRINIKCGYCTPSREGKRAIVVLTVSNTAKALAVLRDESLDEF, via the coding sequence ATGCCGACGACTACACAATTGGTCATTAGCGGTCAGAGCAAGCCCGGCGTCATCGCCAGGGTCGCGTCTGTCTTGGGCGAAGCCGGCGTCAATATCAAAGCCTTCTCGGCTCCCGAGGTGACCGGAACGGGAAAGCTTCGGTTGCTGGTCGCCGATGTCGATGGCGCCAAGGCGGCGCTTAAAGCGGCCAAGATCAGGTTTGGCGAAGAGACGGCTCTGATTCTCAGCCTTGAAAACAAACCGGGCGCCTTGATGGATGTGGCCGATCTGCTCATGAAAAACCGCATCAACATCAAGTGCGGCTACTGTACCCCCTCACGGGAGGGAAAACGCGCGATCGTGGTTTTGACGGTCTCCAATACGGCCAAAGCGCTGGCGGTCTTGCGCGATGAGTCACTCGACGAGTTTTGA
- a CDS encoding vitamin B12-dependent ribonucleotide reductase, with protein sequence MRIERRFTRRGQGPYEGLTFVKRSSEIRNPDGSTVFKLDNIDVPEQWSQLAIDILAQKYFRKAGIPQLDQAGQPLLDAAGKPVLGGERDARQVFERLAGCWTHWGKAYGYFKTAEDSEAFHDEVACMLARQMAAPNSPQWFNTGLHYAYGLSGPAQGHYYVDPKSCKVVKATNAFEHPQPHACFIQSVEDDLVNDNGIMDLWVREARLFKYGSGTGTNFSRLRGDGEKLSGGGRSSGLMSFLKIGDRAAGAIKSGGTTRRAAKMVCLDLDHPDIEEFIEWKVVEEQKVAAMVTGSKICAQRLNAVLKACHVVSGDGQAKVEIDPKKNPVLRDALAAARRDMVPEAYVQRMYSYAQQGFTHFVFHEYDTNWDGKAYQTVSGQNSNNSVRIPNEFFRALENDADWHLTRRNDGKVCKTVKARDLWDRIAWAAWICADPGTQYDTTINEWHTCPEDGRINASNPCSEYMFLDDTACNLASLNLVHFYTPDGQFAMDDFRHAVRLWTIVLEISVLMASFPSQSIAEKSYQFRTLGLGYANLGTVLMRQGIPYDSPKALAICSAITAIMTGESYGASAEMAAELKPFPGYAKNRDQMLRVIRNHRRAAYNTAAEEYEGLTIVPMAIQPEHCPPDLLIAARRAWDRALELGSAYGYRNAQVTVIAPTGTIGLVMDCDTTGIEPDFALVKFKKLAGGGYFKIINQSIPSALTTLGYSEQQIQDVVRYCVGAQTLKGAPFINHEVLRQKGFDDAALERVESGLAQAFEIQFVFNKFALGEAFCFEKLHLTEAQLAEPNFNMLKALGFTQEDIAAANDYCCGTMTVEGAPHLKAEHLPVFDCANRCGRIGQRYIAVDAHIRMMAAAQPFISGAISKTINMPAEATLEDVKSAYLLSWKSMVKAVALYRDGSKLSQPLSSSSDGEKTAEVSADTVTAAAEKITERVLVRYLAKRRPLPGRRNGYTQKAIVGGHKLYLRTGDYEDGTLGEIFLDMHKEGAAFRSLMNCFAIAISLGLQHGVPLEEFVEAFVFTRFEPNGPVKLNDRIKMSTSIIDYIFRELAVTYLDRYDLAQVKDEDLRMDSMKKDEQDPECVDEEADLEALAKSSVSIEHLPIRRNGSNGHGNGNGHGHAHSMARKVEILRETLTLTEVQSAKVKGYEGDPCPECKQFTMVRNGTCLKCVSCGATNGCS encoded by the coding sequence GTGAGAATTGAGCGGAGATTTACCCGTCGTGGTCAGGGTCCCTACGAGGGTCTCACGTTCGTGAAGCGGTCGTCGGAGATTCGAAATCCCGACGGCTCCACGGTCTTTAAGCTGGATAATATCGATGTGCCGGAGCAGTGGTCCCAGTTGGCCATTGATATCCTGGCCCAGAAATATTTCCGCAAGGCCGGGATTCCTCAGCTGGACCAGGCGGGACAGCCCCTCCTCGATGCGGCCGGCAAGCCGGTGCTCGGCGGGGAGCGCGATGCGCGCCAGGTGTTTGAGCGATTGGCCGGATGCTGGACCCATTGGGGGAAGGCGTACGGCTATTTCAAGACGGCGGAAGACAGCGAGGCGTTTCACGACGAAGTGGCCTGCATGCTGGCCCGGCAGATGGCCGCGCCGAATTCTCCGCAGTGGTTCAATACGGGGTTGCACTATGCCTACGGACTCTCCGGTCCGGCGCAAGGGCATTATTATGTCGATCCCAAGAGCTGCAAAGTGGTGAAGGCGACGAATGCGTTTGAGCATCCCCAGCCGCATGCCTGTTTTATCCAATCCGTCGAAGACGATCTCGTCAACGATAACGGCATCATGGATCTGTGGGTGCGTGAAGCCCGCCTGTTCAAGTACGGGTCCGGAACCGGGACCAATTTCTCCCGGTTGCGCGGCGATGGGGAGAAGCTGTCCGGGGGCGGACGCTCATCCGGCCTGATGTCGTTTTTGAAAATCGGCGACCGGGCGGCGGGGGCGATCAAGTCCGGCGGAACGACGCGGCGCGCCGCGAAGATGGTGTGCTTGGACTTGGACCATCCCGACATCGAAGAATTTATCGAGTGGAAAGTCGTCGAAGAGCAAAAAGTCGCGGCCATGGTGACGGGCTCCAAGATTTGCGCCCAGCGCCTGAACGCGGTGCTGAAGGCCTGCCATGTCGTCTCCGGCGACGGCCAGGCGAAGGTGGAGATCGATCCCAAGAAGAATCCCGTCTTGCGCGACGCGCTGGCGGCGGCACGCCGCGACATGGTGCCTGAGGCCTATGTGCAGCGCATGTACTCGTACGCGCAGCAGGGGTTCACGCATTTCGTCTTCCACGAGTACGACACGAACTGGGACGGCAAGGCGTATCAGACGGTCTCGGGGCAGAATTCCAACAACAGCGTGCGCATCCCGAACGAGTTCTTCCGCGCCCTGGAGAACGACGCGGATTGGCATCTGACGCGGCGCAACGACGGCAAGGTGTGCAAGACCGTGAAGGCGCGCGACCTGTGGGACCGGATCGCCTGGGCGGCCTGGATCTGCGCGGATCCGGGAACGCAGTACGATACGACCATCAATGAATGGCATACCTGCCCGGAAGACGGCCGGATCAATGCCTCGAATCCCTGTTCGGAATACATGTTCCTGGACGATACGGCCTGCAACCTGGCGTCGCTGAATCTGGTGCACTTCTATACGCCCGACGGCCAGTTTGCCATGGACGATTTCCGCCATGCCGTCCGGCTCTGGACGATCGTGCTGGAAATCAGTGTGCTGATGGCGTCGTTCCCCAGCCAATCGATCGCGGAGAAGAGCTATCAGTTCCGCACGCTGGGCTTAGGCTATGCCAACTTGGGCACGGTGCTGATGCGGCAGGGGATTCCGTACGATTCGCCGAAGGCCTTGGCGATTTGCAGTGCGATCACGGCGATCATGACGGGCGAGTCCTATGGCGCCTCGGCTGAAATGGCGGCGGAACTCAAGCCGTTCCCCGGCTATGCCAAGAATCGCGACCAGATGTTGCGGGTCATTCGCAACCACCGCCGCGCGGCGTACAACACCGCCGCCGAGGAGTATGAAGGGCTGACCATCGTGCCTATGGCCATTCAGCCGGAACATTGCCCGCCGGACCTCCTCATTGCCGCGCGCCGGGCCTGGGATCGCGCGCTGGAACTCGGCAGCGCTTATGGCTATCGGAACGCCCAGGTAACGGTGATCGCGCCGACCGGCACGATCGGCCTGGTGATGGATTGTGATACGACCGGTATCGAGCCGGATTTTGCGCTGGTGAAGTTCAAGAAGCTGGCTGGCGGAGGCTACTTCAAAATCATCAACCAGAGCATTCCGTCGGCCTTGACGACGCTGGGCTATTCCGAGCAGCAGATTCAGGATGTGGTGCGCTATTGCGTCGGTGCCCAGACCCTCAAAGGCGCGCCCTTTATCAACCACGAGGTGCTGCGGCAAAAAGGATTTGACGATGCCGCGCTCGAGCGAGTGGAGAGCGGGCTGGCGCAGGCCTTTGAAATTCAATTCGTCTTCAATAAATTTGCGCTGGGCGAAGCCTTCTGTTTTGAGAAGTTGCATTTGACGGAGGCCCAGCTGGCCGAGCCCAACTTCAATATGCTGAAGGCCTTGGGCTTTACCCAGGAAGACATCGCCGCCGCGAACGATTACTGTTGCGGAACCATGACGGTCGAGGGCGCGCCGCATTTGAAAGCGGAGCACTTGCCGGTGTTCGATTGCGCCAACCGGTGCGGCCGCATCGGGCAACGCTACATTGCCGTCGATGCCCATATCCGGATGATGGCGGCGGCCCAGCCGTTCATCAGCGGCGCGATCAGCAAGACTATCAACATGCCGGCCGAGGCAACGCTGGAAGACGTCAAGTCGGCCTATCTGTTGTCCTGGAAGAGCATGGTCAAGGCCGTGGCGCTGTACCGGGACGGGTCGAAGCTGAGCCAGCCGCTCAGTTCGTCCAGCGACGGAGAGAAAACCGCCGAAGTGTCGGCGGACACGGTGACGGCCGCGGCAGAAAAGATCACGGAGCGCGTGCTGGTCCGGTATCTGGCCAAACGGCGTCCCTTGCCGGGACGGCGGAACGGCTACACGCAAAAGGCGATTGTCGGAGGGCATAAGCTCTATCTGCGGACCGGCGACTATGAGGACGGGACTCTGGGCGAAATCTTCCTGGATATGCACAAGGAAGGGGCCGCGTTCCGGAGCTTGATGAACTGTTTTGCCATCGCCATTTCCTTGGGCTTGCAGCACGGCGTGCCCTTGGAAGAATTCGTGGAAGCGTTTGTCTTCACCCGATTCGAGCCCAATGGACCGGTCAAGTTGAACGATCGGATCAAGATGTCCACGTCGATTATCGACTACATCTTCCGTGAATTGGCCGTGACCTATTTGGATCGGTACGACTTGGCGCAGGTCAAGGACGAAGATCTGCGCATGGATTCGATGAAGAAGGACGAGCAGGATCCCGAGTGTGTGGATGAAGAGGCCGATCTCGAAGCCCTGGCAAAATCTTCGGTGAGCATCGAACATCTGCCGATTCGCCGGAACGGGTCGAATGGCCACGGCAATGGCAACGGGCATGGCCACGCGCACAGCATGGCCAGAAAAGTGGAGATTCTGCGCGAGACCTTGACCCTGACTGAAGTGCAGAGCGCCAAGGTGAAGGGCTACGAAGGCGATCCCTGCCCGGAGTGCAAGCAGTTTACGATGGTCAGAAACGGCACGTGCCTCAAATGTGTCAGTTGCGGTGCGACCAACGGGTGTTCATAA
- a CDS encoding DUF4359 domain-containing protein codes for MSLQRLAIIVVLLAGAVGLALSNPSMTDYLQFVERELNKAMSRTNTAASTREQQFIRQVFESQSKKILQDVVLPYTRRQNFGLASRYETTVMDTKVVVLGVAGQFIPLQGVEEATIKIGRLAF; via the coding sequence ATGAGTCTTCAGCGTTTAGCGATCATCGTGGTTCTGCTTGCCGGGGCTGTGGGGCTGGCACTCTCGAATCCCTCGATGACCGACTATCTCCAGTTTGTGGAGCGTGAGTTGAACAAGGCGATGAGCCGGACGAACACGGCGGCCTCCACTCGGGAGCAGCAGTTTATTCGCCAGGTGTTTGAGAGCCAGAGCAAGAAGATTCTGCAGGATGTCGTGCTGCCCTATACTAGGCGGCAGAATTTCGGTCTGGCCAGCCGCTACGAGACGACTGTGATGGACACAAAAGTGGTCGTGCTGGGTGTCGCAGGCCAGTTTATTCCCCTGCAAGGAGTTGAAGAAGCGACGATTAAAATAGGCCGATTGGCCTTCTAG
- a CDS encoding MFS transporter, translating into MSLLALFPKAFLNRRLAVMFPLGFLSGLPLALTAGTLQAWLTVEGVDLKTIGIFTLVGLPYTLKFLWAPVIDRLVPPWLGRRRGWMLVAQLCVALGLVLMASTSPRHHPELLAAFALLVAFLSASLDIVFDAYRTDALEAQERGFGAAVWVNGYRIALLVAGAGALVVADVVGWPMTYLLLAAMMLAGTVTIFMSPEPVRIATAPHTLAEAVGAPLKEFFSRPHALGFLGVIVLYKLGDAFASALQTAFLIGELGFSSGEVGFVKGLGIVATLLGALGGGLLMARIGLVRSLLAFGLLQAISNLGFMVLAWAGKSSALLVTAVLIENITGGMGTAAFVALVMTLCDPRYTATQFALLSSLEALGRVFAGRPSADLVGLVGWAQFFFLTFVVALPGLWAVWRVRERVSLVQSRPVTVPA; encoded by the coding sequence ATGAGTCTGCTTGCCCTGTTTCCCAAAGCCTTCTTGAACCGCCGTCTGGCGGTGATGTTTCCGCTCGGGTTTCTCTCGGGCCTGCCGCTGGCGCTCACGGCCGGCACGCTGCAGGCCTGGCTGACGGTGGAGGGCGTGGATCTCAAGACGATCGGCATTTTCACGCTCGTCGGCCTGCCATACACGCTCAAGTTTCTCTGGGCGCCGGTGATCGACCGGCTCGTACCACCCTGGTTGGGGCGCCGCCGGGGGTGGATGCTGGTGGCGCAGCTCTGTGTGGCACTGGGTTTGGTCTTGATGGCCTCCACCAGTCCACGGCATCATCCGGAGCTGCTGGCGGCGTTCGCACTACTCGTGGCCTTTCTGTCTGCCTCTCTCGATATTGTGTTTGACGCCTACCGGACGGATGCGCTCGAGGCGCAGGAGCGCGGTTTTGGCGCGGCGGTCTGGGTGAACGGCTATCGGATCGCGTTGCTCGTGGCTGGCGCCGGGGCTCTCGTGGTGGCCGATGTGGTCGGATGGCCGATGACGTATTTACTATTGGCCGCGATGATGCTGGCTGGCACTGTCACCATCTTCATGAGCCCCGAGCCAGTGCGGATTGCCACGGCGCCTCATACGTTGGCGGAGGCGGTCGGGGCGCCCCTCAAAGAATTTTTCTCGCGGCCTCATGCACTCGGGTTTCTTGGCGTGATCGTGCTCTACAAGCTGGGGGACGCCTTTGCCTCGGCCCTGCAGACTGCATTTCTGATCGGCGAGCTGGGTTTCTCGTCCGGTGAGGTGGGCTTTGTGAAGGGGCTGGGCATTGTGGCGACGCTCTTGGGCGCCCTGGGGGGCGGGCTCTTGATGGCGCGGATTGGACTGGTGCGTTCGCTGCTGGCGTTCGGCCTCTTGCAGGCCATTTCGAATCTGGGATTTATGGTGCTGGCCTGGGCCGGAAAGAGTTCGGCGTTGCTGGTGACGGCGGTCTTAATTGAAAATATCACGGGGGGCATGGGGACGGCGGCATTCGTCGCGCTGGTGATGACGCTCTGCGACCCGCGCTATACGGCCACGCAGTTTGCGCTCCTTTCGTCGCTGGAGGCGCTCGGCCGGGTGTTTGCCGGGCGCCCCTCGGCGGATCTTGTCGGACTGGTGGGCTGGGCGCAGTTCTTCTTCTTGACCTTCGTCGTCGCGCTGCCCGGTTTGTGGGCGGTCTGGCGGGTGCGGGAGCGAGTGAGCCTTGTCCAATCGCGCCCGGTCACCGTGCCTGCGTAG